Genomic window (Paenibacillus sp. 37):
TTTTCCTGCCGATTTCTGCGATACCTTACCCCTTGAGTGAACCCGCTGTCAGACCTGCAACGAAGTAACGCTGGAGCAAAAGGAACAATGCGATCATCGGAATAGCAGTGACAAGTACACCCGTGAGCATCATCGGATAGTTAGTTACATACTCCCCACGGAATTGCATCAGTGCTAGTGGTAAAGTCAGCTTGGACTTACTGCTGAGCATGAGCATCGGAATAAGCAAGTCATTCCATACCATGACGAGCAGGAACGTAGCCGTTGCCGCCAGCGAAGGTGCAGCAAGTGGCAGTGCAATCCGGGTGTAGAGCCTCCATTCGCTTGCTCCATCCATACTGCCCGCTTCCAGAATCTCCGAATTGAGCATGCGCATGAAGCCTGTCAGCATAAATACAGAGACAGGCATCAGCATCGCCGCGGATACGACAATCAGGCCCGTCAGACTGTCCGACCACCCGAGTGTACGCGTGAGGGAATAGATCGGCAACATACTTACTTGGGATGGAACGATCAGACCGGCTACGAACAGAGCAAATACGATTTTGCCTACGCTGCCGCCCCAACGGACAATGGCGTAAGCAATCATGCTACTCAGCACTAATTCAATAGCGACCGTGCCAAGTGTCACGACCAGACTGTTCCCGAAATATTGCCACATCGGCTGGTTGCGGAACATGCCAGTGATGTTATCCCACGTAAACGGGTCCGGCCAGCTGAACGGACTGGTGAAGAAGTTGCTGCTTGTTTTGAACGAGGATACAAATACAAAGTACAACGGCACAAGGATCAGCAGCGCGTACACTAACAGAATCAGGCGATTGAACCATTTTAAAAACATGTGAACTCCCTTCTGCCTCTGTTGCAGGATGAATGCTCCAACATCAACCTCAATAGCTTACCCGGTCGGCACGCAGTGCCTTGAACTGCAACAGTGTCAAGAGCGCGAGCAACACCAGGAAGATCATGGAACCGGCAGAAGCCAGACCAAATGAATAGCTGCCAAAGGCGGTATGATAGATATATGTTGTCAAAATTTCAGTTGCGTAGTTCGGGCCTCCGTCCGTCATGGTGAAAATGAGGTCAAATGCCTTGAACGACTGAATGGTCGTATAGGCCACAACAATCGTTGCCGAAGGTGCCAGGAGTGGCCAGGTCACCTTACGGAATACCTGCCATTTGCTGCCGCCGTCCATACGAGCCGCTTCATACAGTTCTGCCGGGATACCTTGCAGACCTGCGATGAATACGATCATCATCTGTCCGGCATGGGCCCAGACTTGGACCGCAGCGATGGAATAGATGGCGATCTTGGGATCACCAATCCAGTTGCGGGCGATGCTGCTCATCCCGGCTTCATTCAGTCCATAGTTGATCAACCCAATGGATGGATCATACATGAACGCCCAGATCAGCCCGACCGATACGGAGGACAGAATCGCAGGCAGGAAATACAATGCCCGAAGCACAATGCGTGTCTTGGTATTGCGTACCAAGAGCAGGGCCAGAACAAGTGAAATAAAAGTTTGTGCAATAACAACTGTTAACATGAACTCCACGTTATTGCCAAAGGCTTTGCGGAATACGATGCTGCTGAGACTATCCTTGTAATTATCCAGCCCTACAAATGCATACGACGGGGATACCCCGTCCCAATCCGTAAAGGAGTAGAACAGCCCCGTCAATGTAGGAAATACGAACAATCCAACGTACAGCAGCAACCCGGGGATCAGAAACAGGGATAGCTGAATACGATTCTTCATCGTTTATTTCCCGATATGCTGATCAATGATCGCTTGTGCCTGCTGTGCTGCTTCTTCTGGAGAAGTGCCGCTCAGCACAGCCTGAATGGAGTTGGTTACGGCTTTTTGATTATCTCCGTTCAGGATGGTGAACCGTGGCTGGAACACGGTCTTTTTGCTTGCCCATTCTCCGGCTACCTGAAGCTCAGGCGTATCGTACTTCACATCATTCACCGTTACATTCTGTCCCGTTTGGTTGGCATAGTCACTCGCTACATCGGGATTGCTCAAAAATTCAAGGAACTTCTTCGATTCTTCCGGATGTTTCGATTTGCTATTCACCGCGAGCATGAATGTAGTGGTATGCACCCCTTCATATTTCGCCTGATCGGCACTTACTGTAATTGGTGCAAGCAGTTTTTGCTCCAGATTCGGGTTTTGCTGTTTGTTCTGAGCGAGTTGATATGATCCACTTGCCAGCATCGCTGCTTTTTCTTGAATAAACAGTGCGCCAGCCGCAGGGTCCTTCGTACCCAATGCATCCTGCTGGAAGTAACCTTTATCGTTCAGTTCCTTGATTTGAGTCAATGTTTTCACCCAAAACTCATCCGTCAGTTTGGCTTCGCCCGCTTCCACTTTGGTAAAAATGTCGTCACTTGGTGCGTTGTTCATCACCATCGTATTCATGAATTGCCCTGGGCCAATATCCGCTCCGGCAAAGGCAATCGGAATGATGCCATTGTCTTTCAGCTTCTGGCACAACGCCAGAAACCCTTCCCAGTCCTTCGGTAGCGTCAAGCCGTATTTTTCAAACAGTTTGACGTTATAGATTGGATCGTTATATACGAGTTGATACGGGATCGCATATTGCTTGCCATCGTGCTGTCCTGCTTCAATCAGCTTCGGATTGTAAGCCGAAAGGAACGATGATCCGCTCAGGTCCGTGAACAATCCCGCCTTGGTGAAGGCTTCGAATTGTGCACCCGGGAAGGAAGCAAATACATCTCCTACCGAACCGTCACTGATTTTGGATTGTACAGTGGACTGATATTGATCGGAGGGCAGCGTCTGCATCTCCACGTTGATGTTCGGATTTTCTTTTTCAAATGCGTCAATGGTCTTGTTGAGTGCTTCGGAATCTTCTCCGCGCCAGTGCATGAAGCTGATCGTAACCTTGCCTGAACCTGAGGAGCCGTTATCTCCAGAGGACGCGTTATCCCCACCGCCGCAAGCTGACAACAGGATGGACATCACCAGCATACTGACAAGCGGCAGGATCAATTTTTTATTTTTTTTCATGAAAGACGACCTCCTGAGGATGATTGATATGTTAACTAAAGAATGTTTATACTGAACGCACTCCGATGACAGAATAACCTTCCGATCGCTGTTATCCCCAGATTTATTTGATTCCCTTTTATAAAAGGAAAAATCCGGGGATAAAGGCGAACGCTTCGCTTCTTCACGTTATTTCTGTCCTCTCCGTTTTCGTATAAAAAGATTAGTTGAACCTATTTAGTTAGTAGTAACTTGATGCTGCTTCTGTCTTGTTTTCCATTTTTCTCGAATGATTGGCATCACGGCACGTCCGAAGATTTCTGCCTCTTCCAGATGAGGGTAACCTGACAGAATGAAGGTCGTAACGCCGAGATCTCCATATTCCATCAAGCGTTCTGCGACTTGTTCGGCTGTACCTACAATGAGGATTGCACCGCCGGATCGCACAACGGACAAGCCTGTCCACAGGTTGGGACCTACGACAAACTGCTGCTTCTCGGACAGTTCCCGTAACTCGTTCTGTCTGCGTTGGTTGGTTGCATCCGTCTCGGCAAAAGCGGCTTTGGCTTTCTCGATCGCTTCTGGTGGTACTTTACTAATAATCTCCCAAGCTGCTGCCCATGCTTCTTCTTCGGTATCCCGAATGAGAACCTGAGCACGCATACCGTAACGGAGCTGACGATCTTGTCCCGTTTCCTCTTTTACTTGCTGACGAATGACCTCAATCTCTTCGATTTGCTCCTGAATCCAGTCATGAGGCTCGCCCCACATCAGGAACGTATCTGCATGCTCAACGGCCACCTTCTTGGCAATCGGTGAACTTCCTCCCAGATAGAATGGTGGATGTGGATTTTGAACCGTCTCCGGCATGCCTACCGGCCCTTTGAAATTATAATACTGCCCGTTGAATTCAGGATTGAGATCGCTGGATGCATCAGCTCCTGATTGTGTGCCACTTCCGGCAAACTCCGTCAGATTCAGTCCCGTCGATTGCGTCCACGAACGCTTCATCACTTCCATATACTCACTCGCGCGAACATACCGTTCATCATGCGCATGTGCGAGTGGATCTCCCAGTTCCTCCAGATCCCGAACGGAACTGCCTGTCACTACATTGATCATGGCACGACCACCAGAGAGCTGATCCAGTGCCGCTCCCATGCGTGCAGCAAGTACGGGTGTAACCAAACCCGGGCGAATGGCAACAAGGGGACGCAATGTTTTCGTATGACTCATTACTGCCGAGCCAACCACCCA
Coding sequences:
- a CDS encoding LLM class flavin-dependent oxidoreductase, encoding MKFGWFLPTAGDGKYVGVAPEREPSLDYLIDVAQTAEKAGFEFVLIPTGGACLDAWVVGSAVMSHTKTLRPLVAIRPGLVTPVLAARMGAALDQLSGGRAMINVVTGSSVRDLEELGDPLAHAHDERYVRASEYMEVMKRSWTQSTGLNLTEFAGSGTQSGADASSDLNPEFNGQYYNFKGPVGMPETVQNPHPPFYLGGSSPIAKKVAVEHADTFLMWGEPHDWIQEQIEEIEVIRQQVKEETGQDRQLRYGMRAQVLIRDTEEEAWAAAWEIISKVPPEAIEKAKAAFAETDATNQRRQNELRELSEKQQFVVGPNLWTGLSVVRSGGAILIVGTAEQVAERLMEYGDLGVTTFILSGYPHLEEAEIFGRAVMPIIREKWKTRQKQHQVTTN
- a CDS encoding carbohydrate ABC transporter permease, which translates into the protein MKNRIQLSLFLIPGLLLYVGLFVFPTLTGLFYSFTDWDGVSPSYAFVGLDNYKDSLSSIVFRKAFGNNVEFMLTVVIAQTFISLVLALLLVRNTKTRIVLRALYFLPAILSSVSVGLIWAFMYDPSIGLINYGLNEAGMSSIARNWIGDPKIAIYSIAAVQVWAHAGQMMIVFIAGLQGIPAELYEAARMDGGSKWQVFRKVTWPLLAPSATIVVAYTTIQSFKAFDLIFTMTDGGPNYATEILTTYIYHTAFGSYSFGLASAGSMIFLVLLALLTLLQFKALRADRVSY
- a CDS encoding ABC transporter substrate-binding protein → MKKNKKLILPLVSMLVMSILLSACGGGDNASSGDNGSSGSGKVTISFMHWRGEDSEALNKTIDAFEKENPNINVEMQTLPSDQYQSTVQSKISDGSVGDVFASFPGAQFEAFTKAGLFTDLSGSSFLSAYNPKLIEAGQHDGKQYAIPYQLVYNDPIYNVKLFEKYGLTLPKDWEGFLALCQKLKDNGIIPIAFAGADIGPGQFMNTMVMNNAPSDDIFTKVEAGEAKLTDEFWVKTLTQIKELNDKGYFQQDALGTKDPAAGALFIQEKAAMLASGSYQLAQNKQQNPNLEQKLLAPITVSADQAKYEGVHTTTFMLAVNSKSKHPEESKKFLEFLSNPDVASDYANQTGQNVTVNDVKYDTPELQVAGEWASKKTVFQPRFTILNGDNQKAVTNSIQAVLSGTSPEEAAQQAQAIIDQHIGK
- a CDS encoding carbohydrate ABC transporter permease, which translates into the protein MFLKWFNRLILLVYALLILVPLYFVFVSSFKTSSNFFTSPFSWPDPFTWDNITGMFRNQPMWQYFGNSLVVTLGTVAIELVLSSMIAYAIVRWGGSVGKIVFALFVAGLIVPSQVSMLPIYSLTRTLGWSDSLTGLIVVSAAMLMPVSVFMLTGFMRMLNSEILEAGSMDGASEWRLYTRIALPLAAPSLAATATFLLVMVWNDLLIPMLMLSSKSKLTLPLALMQFRGEYVTNYPMMLTGVLVTAIPMIALFLLLQRYFVAGLTAGSLKG